A DNA window from Theobroma cacao cultivar B97-61/B2 chromosome 5, Criollo_cocoa_genome_V2, whole genome shotgun sequence contains the following coding sequences:
- the LOC18598125 gene encoding serine/threonine-protein kinase spk-1 has product MGDKKEEEEWSGSESGDYTSEDEGTEDYRRGGYHAVRIGDTFKNGRYVVQSKLGWGHFSTVWLAWDTQLSHYVALKVQKSAQHYTEAAMDEITILQQIADGDKEDKKCVVKLLDHFKHSGPNGQHVCMVFEYLGDNLLTLIKYSDYRGLPIRMVKEICYHILVGLDYLHRELSIIHTDLKPENILLLSMIDPSKDPRKSGTPVILPNSKDKTVLDSLKSMNGDLSRNQKKKIRRKAKRAAQGCVEKEVSAEADGDPETSGAAEPSPSEKTNAGSVEERPTSSGNGNRVSDADGTKDTGQVSQGNKRGSRSTRRKLLASVDLNCKLVDFGNACWTYKQFTNDIQTRQYRCPEVILGSKYSTSADLWSFACICFELSTGDVLFDPHSGDNFDRDEDHVALMMELLGMMPRKIALGGRYSRDFFNRYGDLRHIRRLRFWPLGKVLVEKYEFSEQDANDMTDFLVPILDFVPEKRPSAAQCLLHPWINAGPRLLEPSGSLSQNQAADSHTSEKKKNEMKEREAVEVGMGNIAISADSKPAKDPQSTLKSSKAASTSR; this is encoded by the exons ATGGGGGACaagaaggaggaagaagagTGGAGCGGAAGTGAGAGCGGGGATTACACGTCGGAAGACGAAGGGACCGAAGATTACCGGCGAGGCGGTTATCATGCCGTTAGAATTGGAGACACTTTCAAGAACGGACGTTACGTTGTCCAAAGCAAGCTCGGTTGGGGCCATTTCTCCACCGTTTGGCTCGCTTGGGACACTCAGCTCTCC CATTATGTAGCTTTGAAAGTACAAAAAAGTGCACAGCACTACACTGAGGCGGCAATGGATGAGATAACAATCTTGCAACAGATCGCAGATGGGGataaagaagataaaaaatgtGTAGTGAAGCTTTTGGATCACTTTAAGCATTCAGGTCCGAATGGACAGCATGTTTGTATGGTGTTTGAGTACTTGGGGGATAATCTTTTGACACTCATCAAGTACTCTGATTATCGTGGCTTGCCAATTCGTATGGTTAAGGAGATATGTTACCATATTCTAGTGGGCTTGGATTACTTACATAGGGAGCTTTCTATCATACACACTGATCTGAAGCCGGAAAATATTTTACTGTTGTCAATGATAGATCCATCTAAGGATCCGAGAAAGTCAGGCACTCCCGTCATCCTTCCCAATAGTAAGGACAAGACAGTGCTGGACTCTTTAAAGTCTATGAATGGGGATTTGAGTAGAAATCAGAAGAAAAAGATTCGGAGAAAGGCTAAGCGAGCGGCTCAGGGGTGTGTGGAGAAGGAAGTTTCTGCCGAAGCTGATGGGGATCCTGAGACCTCTGGTGCAGCTGAGCCATCTCCCAGTGAAAAAACAAATGCGGGTTCTGTTGAAGAACGTCCCACTAGTTCTGGAAATGGCAATAGAGTGTCTGATGCTGATGGTACAAAGGACACTGGTCAAGTGAGTCAAGGTAATAAGAGAGGAAGCCGCTCCACGAGGCGGAAACTGTTGGCATCAGTTGACTTAAATTGCAAATTAGTTGACTTTGGGAATGCATGTTGGACATATAAACAGTTTACAAATGATATTCAGACAAGACAGTATAGGTGTCCTGAGGTGATCCTGGGATCGAAATATTCTACGTCAGCAGACCTTTGGTCATTTGCTTGTATTTGTTTTGAGCTTTCAACAGGTGATGTACTCTTTGATCCCCACAGCGGTGACAACTTTGACAGAGATGAg GACCACGTAGCTTTGATGATGGAACTTTTAGGAATGATGCCCCGCAAG ATTGCCTTGGGTGGCCGTTATTCTCGGGACTTCTTTAATAGATACGGTGATTTGAGGCACATCCGTCGGTTGCGTTTCTGGCCCTTGGGTAAGGTCCTCGTTGAGAAGTATGAATTCAGTGAGCAAGATGCAAATGACATGACTGATTTCCTGGTTCCCATCCTTGATTTTGTACCTGAGAAGCGGCCTAGTGCTGCTCAGTGCCTTCTTCATCCATGGATCAATGCAGGCCCCAGACTTTTAGAACCATCAGGGTCATTATCACAAAACCAAGCTGCAGATAGTCACACTTccgagaaaaagaagaatgagatGAAAGAGAGGGAGGCAGTGGAGGTTGGAATGGGGAATATTGCCATCAGTGCAGATTCTAAACCTGCCAAAGATCCCCAGTCTACTTTGAAATCCTCCAAGGCAGCATCTACTTCTAGGTAG
- the LOC18598124 gene encoding uncharacterized protein LOC18598124: MATRGFLLYLLSGFSVAILSVLFINKNNNMYHNSTLLHSPNVSSVDKVWPELELNWRLVLATVIGFLGSACGTVGGVGGGGIFVPMLTLIVGFDTKSAAAISKCMIMGASASSVWYNLRVPHPTKEVPIIDYDLALLFQPMLMLGITVGVALSVVFPYWLITVLIIILFLSTSSRSFYKATEMWKEETILKKELTRQQETLVNSRGELLIDAEYEPLVPREEKSELQILCFNLRWKRLLILATVWVLFTLIQVIKNDLVVCSTWYWVLFCLQLPIAVLVFGYEATKLYKEHKKRMSTGNREAICEASIQWSPLNIAFCALCGILGGTVGGLLGSGGGFILGPLLLEIGVIPQVASATATFVMMFSSSLSVVEFYLLKRFPIPYALYLMGVSILAGFWGQYFVRKLVSILKRASLIVFILSGVIFASALTMGVIGIDTSIQMIHNHEFMGFLDFCSSQ; the protein is encoded by the exons ATGGCTACCAGAGGATTCCTTTTATATCTGCTGTCAGGTTTCTCAGTAGCCATTCTCTCCGTACTGTTCATCAACAAGAACAACAACATGTACCACAACTCAACTCTCTTGCACTCTCCAAATGTATCCAGTGTTGATAAAGTTTGGCCT gaattggagttgaattggaggcTTGTACTGGCAACAGTCATAGGATTTCTGGGGTCCGCATGTGGAACGGTGGGTGGGGTTGGAGGAGGAGGCATTTTTGTTCCAATGCTTACCTTGATTGTTGGATTCGATACCAAATCTGCTGCTGCTATTTccaaat GCATGATAATGGGGGCATCAGCATCATCAGTTTGGTACAATCTTCGAGTGCCGCATCCAACAAAGGAAGTGCCCATAATTGACTATGATCTGGCTCTTCTCTTCCAGCCAATGTTGATGCTTGGCATTACTGTGGGGGTGGCTTTGAGCGTGGTTTTTCCTTATTGGCTCATTACTGTGCTCATCATTATTCTCTTCTTAA GTACCTCCTCAAGGTCTTTCTACAAGGCAACGGAAATGTGGAAGGAAGAGACAATTTTAAAG AAAGAACTCACCAGGCAACAAGAAACTCTAGTTAATTCCAGGGGTGAAC tCCTGATAGATGCAGAGTATGAACCATTGGTTCCAAGAGAAGAGAAATCAGAACTG CAAATATTATGTTTCAACCTAAGGTGGAAAAGACTTTTGATACTGGCTACTGTGTGGGTCCTTTTCACACTTATCCAAGTCATCAAG AATGATTTGGTTGTTTGTAGCACTTGGTACTGGGTGCTGTTCTGCTTACAG CTCCCCATAGCAGTATTGGTTTTTGGATATGAAGCAACCAAATTGTACAAAGAACACAAGAAGAGAATGAGCACAGGGAACAGAGAAGCAATTTGTGAAGCTTCAATTCAATGGAGTCCATTGAACATTGCATTTTGTGCACTCTGTGGTATCTTGGGAGGTACCGTTGGAGGCTTGCTTGGTTCTGGAGGAGGATTCATTTTGGGTCCTCTCCTCCTGGAGATTGGTGTCATTCCCCAG GTTGCTAGCGCAACAGCAACATTTGTAATGATGTTCTCTTCATCCTTATCCGTAGTGGAATTCTATTTGCTCAAGAGGTTCCCTATTCCCTATG cTTTGTACTTGATGGGAGTATCTATTTTGGCTGGCTTCTGGGGACAGTATTTCGTAAGGAAACTAGTTTCAATCCTAAAAAGAGCTTCACTTATTGTATTCATCCTCTCTGGTGTCATCTTTGCTAGTGCTCTCACAATGG GAGTCATCGGCATTGACACAAGCATTCAAATGATACACAACCATGAATTCATGggatttttagatttttgcAGTAGCCAATGA
- the LOC108661911 gene encoding PERQ amino acid-rich with GYF domain-containing protein 2-like: MTHRLNTLEFAYGESGFLKRIEEIARAWKKTSRVDQGRYTDEVTTEYQIWHVQQVKDVVYPKEDALRGLVDPKQRDALLESELARKKSEAENANWKQRELQREIQVRENRGDELQAYNDGLRNQVRFQQKSIQLLRQEYEELEGVMMAYQQEYGRLKQESTRIREWGESYKQAYIEKHDQMDYLVWQMREVAYKARSMAWKTDILRSQVFPIGKQEQQLIKYLGEVPKIARSPKPSDQRVHNTRQRSRIMEEKQREQMDRMERAQEEMRKQLAKMMELMTSLSKGKNVAEESAPLKNPPAQDIGNQRDDPPYPLGFTPPHAQTS; encoded by the exons ATGACACACCGACTTAATACTTTAGAGTTTGCTTATGGAGAGTCGGGCTTTTTGAAAAGGATTGAAGAGATTGCGCGAGCTTGGAAGAAAACCAGTCGAGTCGACCAAGGGAGGTACACTGACGAAGTAACTACCGAATATCAGATATGGCACGTCCAACAAGTTAAGGATGTGGTATATCCGAAGGAAGATGCATTGCGTGGCCTAGTTGATCCGAAACAGCGAGATGCTTTGCTTGAAAGTGAGTTGGCTCGAAAGAAGTCCGAAGCTGAAAATGCTAATTGGAAGCAACG TGAACTTCAGAGGGAAATACAAGTAAGAGAAAATCGAGGCGATGAACTTCAAGCGTACAATGACGGACTAAGAAATCAAGTGCGATTTCAACAAAAGTCTATCCAATTACTAAGACAAGAGTATGAAGAGCTCGAAGGGGTCATGATGGCTTATCAACAAGAATATGGACGCCTCAAGCAAGAGAGCACTCGAATTCGAGAGTGGGGTGAATCTTACAAACAAGCTTATATAGAAAAACACGACCAGATGGATTACTTAGTTTGGCAAATGAGGGAGGTGGCTTACAAGGCGAGAAGCATGGCTTGGAAGACGGACATATTAAGGAGCCAAGTCTTTCCAATTGGGAAACAAGAGCAACAGTTGATTAAGTATTTAGGTGAG GTTCCAAAAATAGCTCGATCACCTAAGCCAAGTGACCAACGTGTTCATAATACGCGTCAACGATCAAGGATCatggaagaaaaacaaagagagCAAATGGATAGAATGGAAAGAGctcaagaagaaatgagaaaacAGTTAGCAAAGATGATGGAATTGATGACAAGCTTaagtaaaggaaaaaatgtTGCAGAAGAGTCAGCTCCGTTAAAAAACCCACCAGCACAAGACATTGGAAACCAAAGGGATGATCCACCTTATCCCCTAGGGTTCACTCCACCACATGCTCAAACCTCTTAA